In Prunus dulcis chromosome 2, ALMONDv2, whole genome shotgun sequence, a single genomic region encodes these proteins:
- the LOC117619008 gene encoding pentatricopeptide repeat-containing protein At1g01970 — protein MAACHIFSMATYASNMICYPHPANPVINGLRKTHHLQFTGSTFWAIPMSLCPNGHHFHRPLAAASVEETAQTESKDGKPRFKLDAVDPEITEAQKQAIAQLPYHMAKRCKALMRQLICYSSQKGSLCELLAAWVRAMKPSRAHWLAVLKELRIKDHPLYLQVAEIAVLEESFEVNLRDYTKIIHGYGKQNRIEEAVKTLSNMKARGFICDQVTLTAMIDMYSKAGHVKLAEETFEEIKLLGQPLDKRSYGSMIMAYIRAGVPDQGESLLIEMDAQEIYAGSEVYKALLRAYSMVGDTEGAQRVFNAVQLAGISPDAKLCGLLINAYGVSGQSQKARVAFENMRTAGIRPTDKCIALVLAAYEKENKLQKALKFLMALERDGIMVGKEAAETLAAWFRKLGVVEEVDTILREFAETEANSRVPAS, from the exons ATGGCAGCTTGCCACATTTTTTCCATGGCCACCTATGCTTCCAACATGATTTGCTATCCACACCCAGCAAACCCAGTAATCAATGGATTGAGAAAAACCCATCACCTCCAATTCACGGGCAGCACTTTCTGGGCAATCCCAATGAGTCTCTGCCCCAATGGCCACCATTTTCACCGACCCTTAGCGGCTGCAAGCGTGGAAGAGACAGCACAGACAGAAAGTAAAGACGGGAAGCCAAGGTTTAAGTTGGATGCGGTAGACCCTGAGATTACTGAAGCCCAGAAACAAGCTATAGCTCAATTGCCATATCATATGGCCAAACGTTGTAAGGCATTGATGAGGCAGCTCATTTGCTATTCTTCTCAGAAGGGTAGTTTGTGTGAGTTATTGGCTGCTTGGGTTAGGGCTATGAAGCCTAGCAGAGCTCACTGGCTTGCGGTTCTTAAAGAATTGAGGATAAAGGATCACCCACTTTATCTTCAg GTGGCAGAAATTGCTGTACTAGAAGAATCTTTTGAAGTCAATCTTCGTGACTATACCAAAATAATTCATGGTTATGGGAAGCAAAACCGAATTGAGGAAGCTGTTAAAACCCTTTCAAACATGAAGGCTAGGGGCTTCATATGTGATCAGGTAACTCTAACGGCCATGATTGACATGTATAGCAAGGCTGGACATGTTAAGCTGGCTGAAGAAACTTTTGAAGAAATTAAGCTCCTTGGGCAGCCATTGGATAAAAGATCGTATGGCTCAATGATCATGGCCTATATTAGAGCTGGAGTGCCTGATCAAGGAGAGAGTTTACTCATAGAAATGGATGCCCAAGAGATTTATGCTGGAAGTGAAGTTTACAAGGCATTGTTAAGAGCATACTCCATGGTTGGTGATACTGAAGGCGCTCAAAGAGTGTTCAATGCAGTTCAGCTAGCTGGTATTTCTCCAGATGCTAAGCTATGTGGACTTCTCATAAATGCATATGGTGTATCAGGTCAAAGTCAAAAGGCACGTGTTGCGTTTGAAAACATGAGGACGGCTGGTATTAGACCCACTGATAAATGTATAGCTCTAGTGTTGGCTGCTTATGAAAAGGAGAATAAACTTCAGAAGGCATTAAAATTTCTGATGGCGTTGGAGAGAGATGGTATCATGGTTGGGAAAGAAGCTGCAGAAACACTGGCGGCATGGTTTAGAAAACTAGGGGTTGTGGAAGAGGTGGATACAATCTTGAGAGAATTTGCAGAAACTGAAGCAAATTCCAGAGTTCCTGCTTCATAG
- the LOC117617315 gene encoding brefeldin A-inhibited guanine nucleotide-exchange protein 2-like, whose translation MASSEADSRLREVVAPALDKIIKNASWRKHAKLASECKAVLERLSNPSKSKPDSNSDPESSGPGPLHDGGSEEYSVADSESILSPIINAAGSGVLKIADPAVDCIQKLIAHGYLRGEADASGGGAEAKLLTKLIESVCKCHDLGDDQMELLVLKTLLSAVTSISLRIHGDCLLQIVRTCYDIYLGSKNVVNQTTAKASLIQMLVIVFRRMEADSSTVPIHPIVVAELMDPIEKSDADGSMTMFVQGFITKIMSDIDGVLNPTTPTKVSLRGHDGAFETTTVETTNPADLLDSTDKDMLDAKYWEISMYKTALEGRKGELADGELERDEDLEVQIGNKLRRDAFLVFRALCKLSMKTPPKEALADPELMKGKIVALELLKILLENAGAVFRTSERFLGAIKQYLCLSLLKNSASTLMIVFQLSCSIFISLVSRFRAGLKAEIGVFFPMIVLRVLENVAQPNFQQKMIVLRFLEKLCVDSQILVDIFINYDCDVNSSNIFERMVNGLLKTAQGVPPGVATTLLPPQEATMKLEAMKCLVGVLRSIGDWMNKQLRIPDPHSNKKFDATENSLESGGLPMANGNSEEPVEGSDTHSEASSEASDALTIEQRRAYKLELQEGISLFNRKPKKGIEFLINANKVGDSPEEIAAFLKNASGLNKTLIGDYLGEREDLSLKVMHAYVDSFEFQGLEFDEAIRAFLQGFRLPGEAQKIDRIMEKFAECYCKCNPKAFTSADTAYVLAYSVILLNTDAHNPMVKNKMSADDFIRNNRGIDDGKDLPEEYLRSLFERISRNEIKMKEYELAPQQIQSVNPNRLLGLDSILNIVIRKRGEELETSDDLIKHMQEQFKEKARKSESVYYAATDVVILRFMVEVCWAPMLAAFSVPLDQSDDEVVISLCLEGFRHAIHVTAVMSMKTHRDAFVTSLAKFTSLHSPADIKQKNIDAIKAIVTIADEDGNYLQEAWEHILTCVSRFEHLHLLGEGAPPDATFFAFPQNESEKSKQAKSTILPVLKKKGPGRMQYAASAVLRGSYDSAGIGGNASGMVTSEQMNNLVSNLNMLEQVGEMSRIFTRSQKLNSEAIIDFVRALCKVSMEELRSASDPRVFSLTKIVEIAHYNMNRIRLVWSSIWHVLSNFFVTIGCSENLSIAIFAMDSLRQLSMKFLDREELANYNFQNEFMKPFVIVMRKSSAVEIRELIIRCVSQMVLSRVNNVKSGWKSMFMVFTTAAYDDHKNIVLLAFEIIEKIIRDYFPYITETETTTFTDCVNCLIAFTNSRFNKDISLNAIAFLRFCATKLADGGLGSSSRNKDKEASGKISPSSPQAGKDGKQENGEMPDKDDHLYFWFPLLAGLSELSFDPRPEIRKSALQVLFETLRNHGHLFSLPLWERVFDSVLFPIFDYVRHAIDPSGEGSPGQGIDGDISDLDQDAWLYETCTLALQLVVDLFVKFYNTVNPLLKKVLVLLVSFIRRPHQSLAGIGIAAFVRLMSNAGDLFSDEKWLEVVSSLKEAANSTLPDFSFILSGDGIIGNHEPALSREDNGGSTVSGRPDDDSERLGTNYLYAGISDVKCRAAVQLLLIQAVMEIYTMYRSHLSAKNTLVLFDALHDVATHAHKINTDTTLRARLQEFGSMTQMQDPPLLRIENESYQICLTFLQNLVEDRPPGYDEEEVESYIVDLCREVLHFYIEAASSGKVSESSSGHHHWLIPLGSGRRRELAQRAPLIVATLQTICSLGETSFENNLSEFFPLLSSLISCEHGSNEVQIALSDMLRSSVGPVLLRSC comes from the exons ATGGCTTCTTCGGAAGCCGATTCCCGTCTGAGGGAGGTGGTGGCCCCAGCCCTCGATAAGATCATCAAGAACGCCTCATGGCGCAAGCACGCCAAGCTCGCTAGCGAATGCAAAGCCGTGCTCGAGCGGCTCAGCAACCCATCTAAGTCTAAACCCGACTCCAATTCCGACCCGGAATCGTCCGGGCCGGGTCCTCTCCACGACGGAGGCTCCGAGGAGTACTCCGTCGCCGACTCCGAGTCCATTCTCAGCCCCATCATCAATGCCGCCGGCTCCGGCGTACTGAAGATCGCTGATCCGGCCGTCGATTGCATCCAGAAGCTTATCGCCCATGGATACCTGCGCGGTGAGGCCGACGCCTCCGGCGGCGGCGCCGAGGCGAAGTTGCTTACTAAATTGATCGAGTCCGTGTGCAAATGCCACGATTTGGGGGACGATCAGATGGAACTTCTGGTGCTGAAGACGCTGCTGTCGGCGGTGACGTCGATATCGCTGCGAATTCATGGGGATTGCTTACTTCAGATAGTGAGGACCTGCTACGACATCTATCTGGGAAGTAAGAATGTTGTTAATCAGACGACAGCGAAGGCGTCGTTGATCCAGATGCTGGTGATTGTGTTCAGAAGAATGGAGGCAGACTCTTCGACAGTTCCGATTCATCCGATCGTGGTGGCCGAGCTGATGGATCCAATTGAGAAATCCGATGCGGACGGGTCGATGACAATGTTCGTGCAAGGGTTTATCACCAAGATTATGTCAGACATTGATGGAGTTTTGAACCCAACAACGCCTACCAAGGTGTCGCTTCGTGGGCACGACGGGGCATTTGAAACGACCACAGTGGAGACCACTAACCCTGCCGATTTGTTGGACTCAACAGATAAGGATATGTTGGATGCCAAGTACTGGGAGATTAGTATGTACAAGACCGCGCTGGAGGGCCGCAAAGGTGAATTGGCGGATGGAGAATTGGAGAGAGATGAGGATTTGGAAGTTCAGATTGGGAATAAGTTGAGAAGAGATGCGTTTTTGGTGTTTAGAGCTCTGTGTAAGCTGTCCATGAAGACTCCGCCTAAGGAGGCATTGGCAGATCCGGAGTTGATGAAGGGAAAGATTGTGGCTTTGGAGCttttgaagattttgttgGAGAATGCCGGTGCTGTCTTTAGGACCAGCGAAAG GTTTTTAGGTGCGattaagcaatacttgtgtctGTCACTGTTAAAGAACAGTGCTTCAACTCTTATGATAGTTTTTCAACTATCTTGCTCCATCTTCATTAGTCTGGTGTCAAGATTTAGAGCTGGGTTGAAAGCAGAGATTGGAGTATTTTTTCCTATGATTGTTCTCAGAGTTTTGGAAAATGTTGCGCAACCCAATTTTCAGCAGAAGATGATAGTGCTTCGGTTTCTTGAGAAGCTCTGTGTTGATTCCCAGATCTTGGTAGACATATTCATCAATTATGATTGTGATGTCAATTCATCAAACATATTTGAGAG GATGGTTAATGGCCTTCTTAAAACTGCCCAAGGTGTCCCTCCTGGTGTTGCCACCACATTATTACCACCACAGGAGGCAACCATGAAACTTGAAGCTATGAAGTGCTTGGTTGGTGTTTTGAGGTCAATTGGAGACTGGATGAACAAACAGTTGCGCATTCCAGATCCTCATTCTAACAAGAAATTTGACGCAACTGAGAATAGTCTTGAATCAGGAGGTCTTCCCATGGCAAATGGGAACAGCGAGGAGCCTGTTGAAGGATCAGACACTCATTCTGAAGCTTCTAGTGAGGCCTCTGATGCTTTGACGATTGAGCAACGACGAGCTTACAAGCTGGAACTTCAG GAAGGTATATCTCTTTTCAATCGGAAACCTAAGAAAGGAATTGAGTTTCTTATAAATGCAAACAAGGTGGGCGATTCACCTGAGGAGATAGCTGCTTTTCTAAAAAATGCATCTGGCTTGAACAAGACTTTGATTGGGGATTACCttggagaaagagaagacTTGTCGCTAAAAGTAATGCATGCTTATGTGGATTCCTTTGAGTTTCAAGGATTGGAGTTTGATGAGGCAATCAGGGCCTTTCTTCAAGGCTTTAGGTTGCCTGGTGAGGCACAGAAGATCGATAGAATAATGGAAAAGTTTGCTGAGTGCTATTGCAAATGTAATCCAAAGGCTTTTACTAGTGCTGACACTGCCTATGTCCTTGCTTACTCGGTGATACTGCTCAATACTGACGCTCATAACCCGATGGTGAAGAACAAG ATGTCAGCTGATGATTTTATAAGGAACAATCGCGGCATAGATGATGGAAAGGATCTACCTGAGGAGTACTTGAGGTCATTGTTTGAACGAATATCAAGAAATGAGATTAAAATGAAAGAATATGAATTGGCTCCCCAGCAGATACAGTCAGTGAACCCAAACCGGCTTTTGGGCTTGGACAGTATCTTGAATATTGTGATCCGCAAACGGGGGGAAGAATTAGAGACCAGTGATGATCTTATCAAGCATATGCAAGaacaatttaaagaaaaagctCGCAAATCTGA GTCAGTATATTATGCTGCAACGGATGTGGTAATTCTTAGATTTATGGTTGAGGTATGCTGGGCTCCTATGCTGGCTGCATTCAGTGTTCCACTTGACCAAAGTGACGACGAAGTAGTTATTTCTCTGTGTCTCGAAGGCTTTCGTCATGCCATTCATGTTACTGCTGTAATGTCCATGAAGACCCATAGAGATGCTTTTGTGACTTCACTAGCAAAGTTTACTTCCCTCCACTCCCCTGCTGATATCAAGCAGAAAAATATAGATGCAATTAAG GCTATAGTGACAATTGCAGATGAAGATGGGAACTACCTACAGGAAGCTTGGGAGCATATTTTGACATGTGTTTCCCGGTTTGAACATCTACATCTCTTGGGAGAGGGTGCTCCTCCTGATGCAACATTCTTTGCTTTTCCTCAGAATGAGTCAGAAAAGTCAAAACAAGCTAAGTCAACTATCCTTCctgttttaaaaaagaaggggCCAGGAAGGATGCAGTATGCAGCTTCTGCTGTGTTGAGAGGTTCATATGATAGTGCTGGTATTGGTGGGAATGCTTCTGGGATGGTCACATCCGAACAGATGAACAATTTGGTTTCTAATTTAAACATGTTAGAACAAGTTGGTGAAATGAGTCGCATATTCACACGGAGTCAAAAGCTAAACAGTGAGGCGATTATAGATTTTGTCAGGGCTCTTTGCAAGGTTTCTATGGAAGAATTGCGCTCAGCATCTGATCCTCGTGTTTTCAGCCTTACAAAGATTGTTGAGATTGC GCATTATAACATGAACCGCATCAGGCTTGTATGGTCTAGCATCTGGCATGTGCTCTCCAATTTCTTCGTGACAATTGGTTGTTCTGAAAACCTGTCTATTGCAATTTTTGCTATGGATTCTCTACGCCAGTTGTCAATGAAATTCTTGGACCGAGAAGAGTTGGCTAATTACAATTTTCAGAATGAGTTTATGAAACCTTTTGTCATTGTTATGCGTAAAAGTAGTGCAGTGGAAATACGTGAATTAATCATCAGATGTGTCTCACAAATGGTTTTATCTCGGGTCAACAATGTTAAATCTGGATGGAAGAGCATGTTCATG GTCTTCACTACCGCAGCTTATGATGACCACAAAAACATTGTACTCTTGGCCTTCGAAATAATTGAGAAGATTATTCGAGACTACTTTCCATACATTACCGAGACTGAAACCACTACTTTTACCGATTGCGTGAATTGCCTAATTGCATTCACCAATAGTAGATTCAACAAAGACATTAGCCTTAATGCTATTGCTTTTCTTCGGTTCTGTGCTACAAAACTTGCAGATGGAGGTCTTGGTTCCTCATCAAGAAATAAGGACAAGGAAGCTTCTGGAAAAATCTCTCCATCTTCACCTCAAGCAGGGAAAGatggaaaacaagaaaatggcGAAATGCCAGATAAGGATGACCATCTCTATTTCTGGTTCCCTCTACTGGCTG GTTTGTCCGAGCTTAGCTTTGACCCTAGGCCTGAAATCAGGAAGAGTGCCTTACAAGTGCTGTTTGAAACTTTACGTAACCATGGTCACCTTTTCTCATTACCTTTGTGGGAAAGGGTTTTTGATTCAGTGCTATTTCCAATATTTGACTATGTGCGACATGCTATTGATCCTTCTGGGGAAGGTTCACCAGGACAAGGGATTGATGGTGATATCAGCGATCTTGATCAAGATGCCTGGCTCTATGAGACATGCACATTGGCACTACAATTAGTAGTTGAtctttttgtcaaattttatAACACTGTTAATCCGCTTTTGAAGAAAGTTTTGGTGCTTCTAGTCAGTTTTATTAGACGACCTCACCAAAGCTTAGCTGGTATAGGTATTGCTGCATTTGTGCGATTGATGAGCAATGCAGGGGATCTCTTTTCAGATGAAAAGTGGCTAGAAGTGGTTTCATCATTAAAAGAAGCAGCCAATTCAACGCTTcctgatttttctttcattctaaGTGGAGATGGCATCATTGGAAACCATGAACCTGCTTTGAGTAGAGAAGATAATGGAGGGTCCACTGTGTCTGGTAGGCCTGATGATGATTCAGAGAGACTGGGGACAAATTACCTTTATGCTGGCATATCTGATGTTAAGTGCCGAGCTGCTGTTCAACTTTTATTGATTCAG GCAGTGATGGAGATCTACACCATGTATCGATCTCACCTTTCAGCGAAAAACACGCTAGTCCTCTTTGATGCTTTGCATGATGTGGCAACTCATGCTCACAAGATTAACACTGATACCACTTTACGGGCAAGGCTACAAGAATTTGGCTCCATGACCCAAATGCAAGACCCTCCACTGTTGCGTATTGAGAATGAATCTTAccaaatatgcctcacattCTTGCAGAATCTTGTAGAGGATAGGCCTCCAGGTTATGATGAGGAGGAGGTTGAGTCCTACATCGTGGACCTTTGCAGGGAGGTTTTACATTTCTATATTGAAGCTGCCAGCTCTGGAAAGGTATCCGAATCATCTAGTGGGCACCACCATTGGCTAATTCCTCTAGGTTCTGGGAGACGGAGAGAACTAGCTCAACGCGCCCCACTTATTGTGGCAACTCTCCAGACTATCTGTAGTTTGGGAGAGACCTCATTTGAAAACAACTTGTCTGAATTCTTCCCCCTACTTTCAAGCTTGATAAGTTGTGAACACGGGTCAAATGAGGTCCAGATTGCCCTCAGTGACATGCTGCGCTCATCGGTGGGGCCTGTGTTGCTTCGATCGTGTTGA
- the LOC117617158 gene encoding probable calcium-binding protein CML23 gives MSCIRICLASSLRRITSGCRKTRKQGKLSSSFDVPATSSFAAMEVSKQFKQVFEVMDSNGDGKISPLELSEVLSCLGYKKSIATKEAEGIVREMDCNGDGFIDLEEFMNAVNIDRSRKINKNKNKNSECRNEEEDSELMDAFLIFDTDKNGKISAKELQRVLVSLGCQRCSLRECRQMIKGVDKNGDGAVDFEEFRLMMTRNYVN, from the coding sequence ATGAGTTGTATCAGAATTTGCTTGGCCTCATCTCTGCGGAGGATAACCAGTGGGTGCAGGAAAACCAGAAAGCAAGGGAAACTTTCTTCGAGCTTTGATGTGCCTGCAACCTCATCTTTTGCAGCCATGGAAGTCTCTAAGCAATTCAAGCAAGTGTTTGAGGTCATGGATTCAAATGGGGATGGGAAAATTTCCCCTCTTGAGCTCAGTGAAGTGCTCTCATGCCTTGGATACAAGAAGTCCATTGCCACAAAGGAAGCTGAAGGAATTGTGAGAGAAATGGATTGCAATGGAGATGGTTTTATAGACTTGGAAGAGTTCATGAATGCTGTGAATATTGATAGGTCAAGGAAAATTAATAAGAATAAGAATAAGAATAGTGAGTGTAGAAATGAGGAAGAAGACTCTGAGCTCATGGAtgcttttcttatttttgacACTGATAAGAACGGGAAAATTTCAGCCAAGGAGTTGCAGAGGGTTTTGGTTAGCCTTGGATGCCAAAGATGCAGTCTTAGAGAGTGCAGACAGATGATCAAAGGGGTTGATAAGAATGGAGATGGAGCAGTGGATTTTGAAGAATTTAGGTTGATGATGACAAGAAATTATGTGAATTGA